Proteins from a genomic interval of Plasmodium reichenowi strain SY57 chromosome 11, whole genome shotgun sequence:
- a CDS encoding ring-infected erythrocyte surface antigen 2: SRNLYGKELSTKAYMNSRYPIVISRVFDLPSEKPTFTLECPPDIDYTNILGFNEKLMNDANRYTLLNNYEIIPHVEEFKPLFVDNELFEYNQKVDNIGRNGEDILTAMQTLWNEIMNINKKNYNLLKVKLHETFHQYMIQCNMPKKAYVNKWRQCLKLINQGGHNLEKRLNKQFYTWYNQNKLYLEEYRRLTVLNQIVWKALSNQIEYSCRKIMTSDISSFKRINELKRLEEKEEKDAEEEMKKREQLKEKKKSRRSIWFSCGGDKQKNDTQEHSSKNVREHQINEYGDILPSLRASINNSAINYYDTVKYADYLDHESSDALYTEEDYWFDLEKQTYTDIINMRKEENAQSQRDEEKKKKKKDKTQEIITTKQENIEVPSEKVEKKLELDKITFLHDKKFYDILGVDINADINKINESYYKLANKHYPVYGSTLDDLKKFKEINEAYQILGDIDNKRIYNQYGYNGIKNFNFIHPSLFHFFSCLKNYDYYTGTPHITIILKFLFEKKLTMDDIETKSQYIMRVMNEYQKEIEDILSLRLIDKIQGNIDGIKNWDTLIISEIKKLLKSHFSLPILDSMAHIFTNVSECYNGNQRKAKKKIEKRFKKNKLKSSCAYNELRYTLREYFKTRKQVSSLSYTLQNKNNNIKYKQNKWYKHITDLDDRNKNKILCSFVKNILKIALSDIEYTIRTVCERILKEEGIDEITIKKRAESLNKLGYIIRQNILRYHDIKKIIKNDTRNIAANIVTEINTINELLK, from the coding sequence CTCAAGAAATTTATATGGGAAAGAATTATCAACAAAAGCATACATGAACTCTCGATATCCAATAGTTATAAGTCGAGTCTTTGATTTACCCTCGGAAAAACCTACTTTTACCTTAGAATGTCCCCCTGATATTgattatacaaatattttgGGCTTTAATGAGAAATTGATGAATGACGCAAATAGATATACACTTTTAAATAACTATGAAATAATTCCTCATGTAGAAGAATTCAAACCACTTTTCGTAGATAATGAACTATTTGAATACAACCAAAAGGTTGATAACATAGGAAGAAATGGAGAAGACATTTTAACTGCTATGCAAACATTATGGAATgaaataatgaatattaataaaaaaaattataatttgttaAAAGTAAAATTACACGAAACATTCCATCAATACATGATTCAATGTAATATGCCAAAAAAAGCTTACGTTAATAAATGGAGACAATGCTTAAAACTTATTAATCAAGGAGGACATAACCTCGAAAAAAGATTGAACAAACAATTTTATACTTGGTACAATcaaaacaaattatatcTTGAAGAATATAGAAGATTGACTGTTCTGAATCAAATAGTTTGGAAAGCACTCTCAAACCAAATTGAATATTCCTGTAGAAAAATAATGACCAGCGatatttcttcatttaaaCGTATAAATGAATTGAAACGTTTAGAAGagaaagaagaaaaagatgCTGAAGAAGAAATGAAGAAAAGAGAACAGttaaaggaaaaaaaaaaaagtagaCGCAGTATATGGTTTTCTTGTGGAGGAGATAAACAAAAGAATGATACACAAGAACATTCATCGAAAAATGTTAGAGAACACcaaataaatgaatatggAGATATATTGCCATCATTAAGGGCCAGTATTAATAATTCAGctattaattattatgatacTGTAAAATATGCTGATTACTTGGACCATGAATCATCAGATGCTCTTTATACAGAGGAAGATTATTGGTTTGATTTGGAAAAGCAGACGTATACGGACATAATTAATATGCgtaaagaagaaaatgcTCAATCACAACgagatgaagaaaaaaaaaaaaaaaaaaaggataaaaCACAAGAAATTATAACTACTAAACAAGAAAATATTGAAGTGCCTTCTGAGAAagttgaaaaaaaattagaatTAGATAAAATAACATTTCTCCATGacaaaaaattttatgatatattagGTGTCGATATAAATGCAgatataaacaaaattaatgaatcttattataaattaGCCAATAAACATTATCCAGTATATGGATCAACACTTGATGAtctaaaaaaatttaaagaaattaatGAAGCATACCAGATTTTAGGAGATATTGATAacaaaagaatatataatcaatatggatataatggtataaagaattttaattttatacaCCCATCCTTGTTTCactttttttcttgtttaAAAAACTATGATTATTATACTGGAACACCTCATATAACAATTATTttgaaatttttatttgaaaaaaaattaactATGGACGACATAGAAACAAAATCTCAGTATATTATGCGTGTTATGAATGAATATCAAAAGGAAATTgaagatatattatctttaaGGTTAATAGATAAAATACAAGGAAATATAGATGGTATTAAAAATTGGGACACACTAATTATAAGTGAAATtaagaaattattaaaatctCATTTTTCTTTGCCAATTTTAGATTCTATGGCACACATATTTACAAATGTTTCTGAATGCTATAATGGAAACCAAAGAAAAgcaaaaaagaaaattgaaaaaagattcaaaaaaaataaattaaaatcTTCATGTGCTTACAATGAATTACGATATACACTTAGAGAATATTTCAAAACTAGAAAACAAGTGAGTTCATTATCTTATACcttacaaaataaaaataataatataaaatataagcAAAATAAGTGGTATAAACATATTACTGATTTAGACGATCGAAAtaagaacaaaatattatgttcATTTGTTAAGAACATTCTAAAAATAGCTTTATCTGATATAGAGTATACAATCAGAACCGTCTGTGAAcgtatattaaaagaagaagGAATAGATGAAATAACTATAAAAAAGAGGGCTGAATCATTGAATAAATTAGGGTATATCATTAgacaaaatatattaagatatcacgatattaaaaaaattataaaaaatgatacTCGAAACATTGCTGCAAATATTGTCACAGAAATAAACACAATAAATGAACTATTAAAATGA